TATACCCAAAAAGATAGGGCAATTTTCTTTGACCTAAAGAATGACAACAACCAACCCCTCTCTTCTGGCCTATACTTCTACAAGCTAAAGGCAGATGATTTCTCTGCCATTAAGGCAATGGTGGTGAGGTAATCCCTTACGTTGTTTCATAACCCGCTTAATCCCAAATAATCCTTGCTGAAACCACCTATTTTTTTGTATTATATAACATAGAAATGTCTGAGATTATTGAGTCTTATATTGAGCAGGAGATGAAAACCTCCTACCTTGATTACGCTATGTCTGTAATCATTGGAAGGGCCCTTCCTGATGTTCGCGATGGCTTAAAGCCAGTACACCGAAGGATTTTGTATGCAATGTCTGAGCTTGACCTATCTTCTAACAAGCCATATAAAAAATCAGCAAGGATTGTTGGAGAGGTTTTGGGAAAGTATCATCCACATGGAGATCAGGCTGTATATGACACCCTTGTTAGAATGGCACAGGATTTCTCTTGTAGATACCCCCTTGTTGATGGACAGGGAAATTTTGGTTCTTTAGATGGCGACCCTCCAGCTGCTATGAGATATACAGAGGTAAGGCTCTCCTCAATAAGTCAAACCCTCCTTTTAGACATTGAGGATGAAACCGTAGATTTTATTCCAAACTTTGATGATAGCCTGAAGGAGCCAGATGTCCTTCCTGCTTTGCTTCCCTCCCTTCTTATAAATGGTTCATCTGGCATTGCTGTTGGCATGGCAACGAATATTCCGCCACATAACCTTTATGAGGTAATTCAAGGTATTATTGCAATAATTGATAATCCCGATATAAGTATAGATGATCTTTCCTCTATTATTCCTGGCCCTGACTTTCCCACAGGTGGATACATTGTTGGGAAATCTGGAATAAAAGAGGCTTATGAGAAAGGACAGGGTATTATTACAATGAGGGGAAAGGCAAATATTGAAAGGGAGCAAGGAAGGGAAAAGATAATAATTACAGAGATTCCCTATCAGGTTAACAAAAAGGCCCTTATTGAGAGGATTGTTGAGGTAAATAAAGAAAGGGAATTAGGAATATCAGAGCTAAGGGATGAATCAGATAGGGATGGAATAAGGGTTGTTCTTGAGGTAAAGAGGGATGAAAATCCTAATGTTATTCTAAATAAGCTATACAAACACACCCAACTTCAGACAAGCTTTGGAATTATTATGCTTGTTATAAAAGATAAAAGCCCTGAGATAATGCCCTTAAAAAGAATTCTTGAATGCTATATTGAGCATAGGGTTGAAATTATTACAAGGAGGTCAAAATATCAATTAAACCTTGCAAGCGAAAGGGTTCATATCCTTGAAGGTCTAAAGATTGCACAAAAAAATATTGATAGGGTGATAAAGATTATAAGGGGCTCAAAGGACCCAAAAGAGGCAAAGAATGCCCTTGTGGGAGAATTAGCCCTTTCACAAAAGCAAGCCCAGGCAATCCTTGAGATGCAGCTTCAAAGGATTACAAGGCTTGAGGAAAGCAAAATAGAAAAGGAATACCTTGAGCTTATAAAAAAGATTGAATACCTTAATTCCCTCCTTTCATCAAGGACGAGGATTTTAGGTGTTATAAAGGATGAAATTTTGGAATTGCAAAAGAAATTTAAGGATGAAAGGAGAACAATAATTATTCCCGAAGAGGAAGAATTTAGGATGGAGGATTTTGTAAAGGAGGAAGATGTTGCAATTACCATATCCTTCAGGGGCTATATCAAAAGGATTCCTGTAAGTGTGTATAAGAAGCAACACAGGGGAGGTGTTGGTGTCTCTGGCATTGAGTTAAGGGAGGAAGATTTTGTCAAAGACCTATACATTGCTTCCACTCACGATTTTCTCCTTATCTTTACAGACAAGGGAAGGCTTTATTGGCTTCGTGTTTATAATATTCCAGAAGGAGGAAGGCTTGCCCGTGGAAAACCTATTATCAATCTAATAGCAATTGGTGAAGATGAAAAGGTGGCAGCTATTATTCCTGTTCGTGAATTTAAAGATGGCTATATTCTTATGGCAACAAGGCTTGGTAAAATAAAGAAAACGGGGCTTAATCTCTTTTCAAATCCACGCACAACGGGAATAATTGCAATGGATATATCAAAAGAAGACAGCCTTATCTCTGCTAATTTAACATCTGGGAATGATGAGATAATCCTTTCATCAAGAAAGGGAAAGGCAT
The bacterium genome window above contains:
- the gyrA gene encoding DNA gyrase subunit A; this encodes MSEIIESYIEQEMKTSYLDYAMSVIIGRALPDVRDGLKPVHRRILYAMSELDLSSNKPYKKSARIVGEVLGKYHPHGDQAVYDTLVRMAQDFSCRYPLVDGQGNFGSLDGDPPAAMRYTEVRLSSISQTLLLDIEDETVDFIPNFDDSLKEPDVLPALLPSLLINGSSGIAVGMATNIPPHNLYEVIQGIIAIIDNPDISIDDLSSIIPGPDFPTGGYIVGKSGIKEAYEKGQGIITMRGKANIEREQGREKIIITEIPYQVNKKALIERIVEVNKERELGISELRDESDRDGIRVVLEVKRDENPNVILNKLYKHTQLQTSFGIIMLVIKDKSPEIMPLKRILECYIEHRVEIITRRSKYQLNLASERVHILEGLKIAQKNIDRVIKIIRGSKDPKEAKNALVGELALSQKQAQAILEMQLQRITRLEESKIEKEYLELIKKIEYLNSLLSSRTRILGVIKDEILELQKKFKDERRTIIIPEEEEFRMEDFVKEEDVAITISFRGYIKRIPVSVYKKQHRGGVGVSGIELREEDFVKDLYIASTHDFLLIFTDKGRLYWLRVYNIPEGGRLARGKPIINLIAIGEDEKVAAIIPVREFKDGYILMATRLGKIKKTGLNLFSNPRTTGIIAMDISKEDSLISANLTSGNDEIILSSRKGKALRFNEKDARPMGRAASGVIGMKFSEEDFLIGMEVVKSGKSLLTITENGFGKRSITGLYRLQKRGGKGIIDIKTDERNGNVIGILEVDEADEIVLITQLGMVIRISVGNIRMIGRNTKGVCLVRLKKNDKVVACAPIVAEE